The following are encoded together in the Cervus elaphus chromosome 23, mCerEla1.1, whole genome shotgun sequence genome:
- the TPD52L2 gene encoding tumor protein D54 isoform X2, with amino-acid sequence MDSAGQDINLNSPNKGLLSDSMTDVPVDTAVAAQAPAVEGLTETEAEELRAELAKVEEEIVTLRQVLAAKERHCGELKRKLGLSALEGLKQNLSRSWHDVQVSNAYKKTQETLSQAGQKTSAALSTVGSAISRKLGDMRNSATFKSFEDRVGTIKSKVVGGRENGGDNLPSPTGSGDRPLPDHIPF; translated from the exons ATATCAACCTGAATTCTCCTAACAAAGGTCTGCTCTCCGACTCCATGACGGATGTCCCTGTGGACACAGCGGTGGCTGCCCAGGCTCCTGCTGTCGAGGGTCTGACAGAGACCGAGGCCGAGGAGCTCAGGGCGGAGCTTGCAAAG GTGGAAGAGGAAATTGTCACTCTGCGCCAGGTGCTGGCAGCCAAGGAGAGGCACTGTGGCGAGCTGAAGAGGAAGCTGGGCCTTTCCGCCTTGGAGGGCCTGAAGCAAAATCTCTCCAGGAGTTGGCATGACGTGCAGGTCTCCAATGC CTACAAGAAAACCCAGGAAACCCTGTCTCAGGCGGGACAGAAGACCTCAGCGGCCCTGTCCACCGTGGGCTCTGCCATCAGCCGGAAGCTTGGGGACATGAG gaATTCTGCTACCTTCAAGTCATTTGAGGACCGAGTTGGGACCATCAAG TCTAAAGTTGTCGGTGGCAGAGAGAATGGTGGTGACAACCTTCCCTCTCCAACGGGGAGTGGTGACAGACCGTTGCCCGATCACATACCTTTCTAA
- the TPD52L2 gene encoding tumor protein D54 isoform X3: MDSAGQDINLNSPNKGLLSDSMTDVPVDTAVAAQAPAVEGLTETEAEELRAELAKVEEEIVTLRQVLAAKERHCGELKRKLGLSALEGLKQNLSRSWHDVQVSNAYMKTSEKLGEWNEKVTQSDLYKKTQETLSQAGQKTSAALSTVGSAISRKLGDMRARPFPHSFSSHSIRHSISMPAMRNSATFKSFEDRVGTIKSKVVGGRENGGDNLPSPTGSGDRPLPDHIPF; encoded by the exons ATATCAACCTGAATTCTCCTAACAAAGGTCTGCTCTCCGACTCCATGACGGATGTCCCTGTGGACACAGCGGTGGCTGCCCAGGCTCCTGCTGTCGAGGGTCTGACAGAGACCGAGGCCGAGGAGCTCAGGGCGGAGCTTGCAAAG GTGGAAGAGGAAATTGTCACTCTGCGCCAGGTGCTGGCAGCCAAGGAGAGGCACTGTGGCGAGCTGAAGAGGAAGCTGGGCCTTTCCGCCTTGGAGGGCCTGAAGCAAAATCTCTCCAGGAGTTGGCATGACGTGCAGGTCTCCAATGC CTACATGAAAACTTCTGAGAAACTCGGAGAGTGGAATGAGAAAGTGACCCAGTCAGACCT CTACAAGAAAACCCAGGAAACCCTGTCTCAGGCGGGACAGAAGACCTCAGCGGCCCTGTCCACCGTGGGCTCTGCCATCAGCCGGAAGCTTGGGGACATGAG GGCTCGGCCCTTCCCACACTCCTTTAG CAGCCACTCCATCCGCCACTCCATAAGTATGCCGGCCATGAG gaATTCTGCTACCTTCAAGTCATTTGAGGACCGAGTTGGGACCATCAAG TCTAAAGTTGTCGGTGGCAGAGAGAATGGTGGTGACAACCTTCCCTCTCCAACGGGGAGTGGTGACAGACCGTTGCCCGATCACATACCTTTCTAA
- the TPD52L2 gene encoding tumor protein D54 isoform X4 has translation MDSAGQDINLNSPNKGLLSDSMTDVPVDTAVAAQAPAVEGLTETEAEELRAELAKVEEEIVTLRQVLAAKERHCGELKRKLGLSALEGLKQNLSRSWHDVQVSNAYKKTQETLSQAGQKTSAALSTVGSAISRKLGDMRARPFPHSFSSHSIRHSISMPAMRNSATFKSFEDRVGTIKSKVVGGRENGGDNLPSPTGSGDRPLPDHIPF, from the exons ATATCAACCTGAATTCTCCTAACAAAGGTCTGCTCTCCGACTCCATGACGGATGTCCCTGTGGACACAGCGGTGGCTGCCCAGGCTCCTGCTGTCGAGGGTCTGACAGAGACCGAGGCCGAGGAGCTCAGGGCGGAGCTTGCAAAG GTGGAAGAGGAAATTGTCACTCTGCGCCAGGTGCTGGCAGCCAAGGAGAGGCACTGTGGCGAGCTGAAGAGGAAGCTGGGCCTTTCCGCCTTGGAGGGCCTGAAGCAAAATCTCTCCAGGAGTTGGCATGACGTGCAGGTCTCCAATGC CTACAAGAAAACCCAGGAAACCCTGTCTCAGGCGGGACAGAAGACCTCAGCGGCCCTGTCCACCGTGGGCTCTGCCATCAGCCGGAAGCTTGGGGACATGAG GGCTCGGCCCTTCCCACACTCCTTTAG CAGCCACTCCATCCGCCACTCCATAAGTATGCCGGCCATGAG gaATTCTGCTACCTTCAAGTCATTTGAGGACCGAGTTGGGACCATCAAG TCTAAAGTTGTCGGTGGCAGAGAGAATGGTGGTGACAACCTTCCCTCTCCAACGGGGAGTGGTGACAGACCGTTGCCCGATCACATACCTTTCTAA
- the TPD52L2 gene encoding tumor protein D54 isoform X1 encodes MDSAGQDINLNSPNKGLLSDSMTDVPVDTAVAAQAPAVEGLTETEAEELRAELAKVEEEIVTLRQVLAAKERHCGELKRKLGLSALEGLKQNLSRSWHDVQVSNAYMKTSEKLGEWNEKVTQSDLYKKTQETLSQAGQKTSAALSTVGSAISRKLGDMRNSATFKSFEDRVGTIKSKVVGGRENGGDNLPSPTGSGDRPLPDHIPF; translated from the exons ATATCAACCTGAATTCTCCTAACAAAGGTCTGCTCTCCGACTCCATGACGGATGTCCCTGTGGACACAGCGGTGGCTGCCCAGGCTCCTGCTGTCGAGGGTCTGACAGAGACCGAGGCCGAGGAGCTCAGGGCGGAGCTTGCAAAG GTGGAAGAGGAAATTGTCACTCTGCGCCAGGTGCTGGCAGCCAAGGAGAGGCACTGTGGCGAGCTGAAGAGGAAGCTGGGCCTTTCCGCCTTGGAGGGCCTGAAGCAAAATCTCTCCAGGAGTTGGCATGACGTGCAGGTCTCCAATGC CTACATGAAAACTTCTGAGAAACTCGGAGAGTGGAATGAGAAAGTGACCCAGTCAGACCT CTACAAGAAAACCCAGGAAACCCTGTCTCAGGCGGGACAGAAGACCTCAGCGGCCCTGTCCACCGTGGGCTCTGCCATCAGCCGGAAGCTTGGGGACATGAG gaATTCTGCTACCTTCAAGTCATTTGAGGACCGAGTTGGGACCATCAAG TCTAAAGTTGTCGGTGGCAGAGAGAATGGTGGTGACAACCTTCCCTCTCCAACGGGGAGTGGTGACAGACCGTTGCCCGATCACATACCTTTCTAA